From the genome of Candidatus Acetothermia bacterium:
TTGAACTCCGGGGCCACCTCGACGAGGGCACGGGCAATTCCGAGCCGGACCGCCTCCAACTGCCCGGTGGGGCCACCGCCGGCCACCCGGGCCCGCACGTCGTAGCGGCCCAAGGTGCCGGTGATGTAGAACGGGGTGAGGAGGTGTCGGTTCAGGTAATCCTTCACGAACGAGAACGCAGCGAAGTACTGCTCCGCCGGACGTCCGTTGATCCACACCCGCCCTGCGCCTTCCCGCAGGTAGACCCGGGCCACCGCTTCCTTCCGTCGGCCGACGCCGTGGACGGCGCCGCCGGTGGCGGTGGAGGGACGGGGTGCGCTTTCCATGACTTGCTCCAAGGGGACGTTCACCTCCGATCGTCGGAATCCAGCCAGCATCCTACCCGGTGTCCAGAGCCCCGTCAACCTGCGGGCTCGGGGGAGGGGCCGTGGTGGGAAGCGGGCGCCCCGGAGGGCCTCGGGGTGTCCGCCTCCAATTGGGCCCGGAGTTCGTCCAGCGTGGCCACCCCGAAGTAGCGGAGGAGGGTAGGGGTTACGGACAGGACTTTCGTGGGCCCTTGGTCCTGGGCCTGGACGAACCCGCGGGCGACGAGGTCCCGGATATGACCGTAGGCGCGCTGCCCCCGGAGCTTCACCACCTCGCACTGGAGGATGGGGGTCTTCCAGGCGATGACGGCCAGGGTACGCAGCACCGGCTCGGGGATGTCCTGGTGCGGGGCAAGTGGCCGGACCCGCTCCGCCAATTCCCCTTTAACCCGCAGCGTGTACCCGCCACCTTCTTGGGCGAGCTCGAGCCCCCGATCCGGGGAGATGAGGTCGGCGGCCAGCGCCGCGAGCGCCGTCCCCACCACCTCCTCCGCGAGCCCCAGGGCCTGGGAGAGCCGGCGCAGGGAAAGGGGGCGGTCGGCCACGAACAGGGCCGCCTCAACCAGGGCCTTGGCGTCCATCCGGGACCTCGATCAGGATCTCCCCCAGGAACTCCTCCTGGAACACCCGGATCTTGCCCTGGGCATCGAGGTGGAGGAGCTCAAGGAACCGGGCCACCCGCTCCTTGGGATCCCCGTCCGGGGCCACGGCCTGGAACGGGATCACCCGCTGGCCGTTGACCAGGGTCAGGAGGTACCTGAGGAGCCGCACCACCCGGCGCGTGAACGGTTCCCGCTCCACGTCCATCCCCATGTCCTCCGCGGTCAGGTTCGCCGCGGGGCGGGAGGAGCGCCCCTGCTTGGCCAACGCCGCCTTGAGGGACCGGCGCAGGTCGGCGAGCGTAGGCCGCGACCGCGGCTGCCGGCGGATCGGGAGGCACAGCTCCGGGGCGATGTACACTGGGGCCGGCTCCTCTTCGTCCGCGATCGCTATCTCCGCGGTGATCTCGTCCAGCGCCTCGGCCATCGTCGGCGGCGCCCCGCCGTCCCGAACCCAATCCGACTTCATGCGCAGAAGCACGGAGCTGGCCAGCACCATCCGCCCGGGAACGGCCAGCTCCAGGTCCCGTTCGGCCACGTACGCGCGGAACCGGCCCACCAGCTCCACCAGGTCCAGGGTCCACGGGTTGAGGTCGCGGGTCACCTGGCGGAACACCTCCTCCCAATCCGCCTTCACGAACCGCTGCGGCTCAAAGGCCTCAAGCTCGGGCATCGTGGATCAGCTCCATTCCCACCACCTCGGACGCCCCGTCGCGCATGGTCACCCCGTACACCCGGTCTGCATAGTGCACCAGCTCCTCATTATGGGAGATCACGATCACTTGGGAATCCCGCGCGTACTCCCGAAGGAGGTGGGCCAAGCGCTCGGAGTTGGCCCGGTCCAGGGCGGCGTCCACCTCGTCGAGGAGGTAGAACGGGGCCGGCCGGCCGGCGGCCAGGGCCAACACGAACGCGATCGCCACCAGCGTCTTCTCCCCACCGGACAGGGCATCGAGCAGGCGCGGCTCCTTGCCCGGGGGCCGGGCCTCGATGAGGAGCCCGGACCCGATGTTCCCCGGCTCGGTCAGGGCGAGCCGGGCCTCCCCGCCCCCGAAGAGATACCGGAACAGGCGGTCGAGCTCCTGCGACACCGTCTCCATCGTCGCGAGGAACTTCTCCCGCTTTTTGGTCTCGATCTCGCCGATGAACCGTTCGATCTCGTGCTTTTCCGCCTCCAGGGTCCCGACCCGCTCTTTCAGGAGCTGGAACTCCGCGAGGAACGCGTCGTACTCCTCGATCGCCCGTAGGTTCACGGCCCCGAGCTCGGCGATGCGGCGCTCGGCCTGGCGCAGCCGGGCCTGGAGCACCTCCGGGGACCCGGGCTCGCCCCCGTCGGGGGGCGGGGCCACCTCCCCCAGCGCGGCAAGCTCCCCCTGGATCTCCGCGGCCTCCCGCTCGCACCGGGAGAGCACTGCCCGCCGCCGCTCCAGCTCCCGGTACGCCTCTTTCCGGCGCTCCCGCAGGGCCTGGAGCTCCCCTTCCTCGCTGGTCCGGGCCGCCCGGGCTTGGGCCACCGCGCGCGACCGCTCCGCGAGCTCGGCCTCGGCGGCAGTGAGCCCCGCCGACAGGCGCTCCACCTCCTGGCGTAGACGGGCCAGGTCCTCCTCTCGCTTGCGGAGCTGGGCCTGGCGAGGGGCGAGGTTCGGCCCGGACCGCTTGCCCGGGGCCCCGCCGACGATCGCCCCACCCCGTTCCAGGAGGTCCCCGTCCACGGTTACCACCCGGACCCCGTCCACGGTCCGCACCGCCTCCAGGGACTCGGCGACCAAGGTATCGCCGAGCACGTACAGGAGCGCCGGCCGGACCTCGGCCGGGCAATCCACGAACTCCATGGCAAGGCCCAGCACCCCGGGGAGGCGGGTTGCCGAGCGGGCCTTGGCCGAGACGGCAGGCGCGCTCAATCGATCCAGGGGCAAGAACCGGGCCCGTCCGATCCCGTTCTCCTTGAGGTACCGGACACACCGGAGGGCGAGGTCGCGGCTTTCCACCACGAGGTCGTGGACATGGCCGCCCAGGGCGGTGGCCAGGGCGAGCTCCATGCCCTCCCGTGGGCGGGCCAGCTCCCCAAGTGTGTTCAGCACCCCGTCCCATTTCAGGTCCAGGATCGCCGTCACCGCGGGGGGCGGGCGCTCGCCCTGGCTCAAGAGATGGGCCATGTCGGCGATGGTCTCCTTGAGGGAGGCGATCTCCCGCTCGGTGAGCTTGGCTTCCGCCTCCTTGGCCGCGAGCTCCCCGCGCAGCCGCTCCACTCGGCGTACCAGGTCGGTGGTCTCGTCGTCCACGGCGGGCTTGGCCTGGGACATCGTCCGTTCCCGGGCCTCGATCTCCTGGTCCAGGCGATCCACCTCCGCGGCGAGGGAGGCGATCTCGTCCCGGGCGCGGTCCGCGTGGACGAGGGCCTTGTCCAGCGCCGCCTTGCGCGCCTCCCACCGCCGCCACTGCAAGGTCGCGGCGAGCTTGTCCCGCT
Proteins encoded in this window:
- the scpB gene encoding SMC-Scp complex subunit ScpB, giving the protein MDAKALVEAALFVADRPLSLRRLSQALGLAEEVVGTALAALAADLISPDRGLELAQEGGGYTLRVKGELAERVRPLAPHQDIPEPVLRTLAVIAWKTPILQCEVVKLRGQRAYGHIRDLVARGFVQAQDQGPTKVLSVTPTLLRYFGVATLDELRAQLEADTPRPSGAPASHHGPSPEPAG
- a CDS encoding chromosome segregation protein SMC, which gives rise to MTTAIRRLTIHGFKSFRRRVTIDFYPGFTAIVGENGSGKSNILDALTFVMGRRSQALRAERVEHLLHVPPRGEPVAEAEVTLVFDNRSGMFDELLPAPAEEVILSRRINRTASTYRLQGRVCSAREVEQLLSLAHIDPSGYHIVEQGMVIDVLERSPRRRREILDEVAGIAAYEERKVKAIEELGQVKERLNTSRILLAERRQRLSELHRQREAALEYQALIAERDKLAATLQWRRWEARKAALDKALVHADRARDEIASLAAEVDRLDQEIEARERTMSQAKPAVDDETTDLVRRVERLRGELAAKEAEAKLTEREIASLKETIADMAHLLSQGERPPPAVTAILDLKWDGVLNTLGELARPREGMELALATALGGHVHDLVVESRDLALRCVRYLKENGIGRARFLPLDRLSAPAVSAKARSATRLPGVLGLAMEFVDCPAEVRPALLYVLGDTLVAESLEAVRTVDGVRVVTVDGDLLERGGAIVGGAPGKRSGPNLAPRQAQLRKREEDLARLRQEVERLSAGLTAAEAELAERSRAVAQARAARTSEEGELQALRERRKEAYRELERRRAVLSRCEREAAEIQGELAALGEVAPPPDGGEPGSPEVLQARLRQAERRIAELGAVNLRAIEEYDAFLAEFQLLKERVGTLEAEKHEIERFIGEIETKKREKFLATMETVSQELDRLFRYLFGGGEARLALTEPGNIGSGLLIEARPPGKEPRLLDALSGGEKTLVAIAFVLALAAGRPAPFYLLDEVDAALDRANSERLAHLLREYARDSQVIVISHNEELVHYADRVYGVTMRDGASEVVGMELIHDARA
- the rpsI gene encoding 30S ribosomal protein S9, which encodes MESAPRPSTATGGAVHGVGRRKEAVARVYLREGAGRVWINGRPAEQYFAAFSFVKDYLNRHLLTPFYITGTLGRYDVRARVAGGGPTGQLEAVRLGIARALVEVAPEFKKPLKDAGLLTRDAREVERKKYGHRKARKKEQYSKR